One Pithys albifrons albifrons isolate INPA30051 chromosome 17, PitAlb_v1, whole genome shotgun sequence genomic window carries:
- the DERL3 gene encoding derlin-3 isoform X1, whose amino-acid sequence MAYQGFAQEYLGMPAVTRAYTTACVLTTAAVQLEFITPFQLYFNPDLIFRKFQIWRLITNFLFFGPLGFSFFFNMIFLYRYCRMLEEGSFRGRTADFVFMFLFGGFLMTLFGLFASLFFLGQAFTIMLVYVWSRRNPYIRMNFFGLLNFQAPFLPWVLMGFSLLLGNSIIIDLLGIAVGHIYYFLEDVFPNQPGGKKLLLTPGFLKMVFDTPEEDPNYNPLPEDRPEHQLRGQDQNEQQHPQ is encoded by the exons ATGGCGTACCAGGGCTTCGCGCAGGAGTACCTGGGCATGCCGGCCGTGACCCGCGCCTACACCACCGCCTGCGTGCTCACCACCGCCGCCGTG cagctggagtTCATCACCCCCTTCCAGCTCTACTTCAACCCCGACCTCATCTTCAGGAAGTTCCAG ATATGGAGGCTGATCACCAACTTCCTCTTTTTTGGGCCTCTGGgattcagtttctttttcaacatgatATTTTT GTACAGGTACTGCCGCATGCTCGAAGAAGGCTCCTTCCGTGGAAGGACGGCTGATTTTGTCTTCATGTTCCTCTTTGGAGGGTTTCTCATGACA CTATTTGGGCTCTTTGCCAGCCTGTTTTTCCTAGGCCAGGCTTTCACCATCATGCTGGTGTATGTTTGGAGTCGCAGGAACCCTTATATCCGCATGAACTTTTTTGGACTTCTTAACTTCCAGGCCCCCTTCTTGCCCTGGGTCCTGATGGGAttctctctgctcctgggcAATTCCATCATCATTGACTTACTGG GGATTGCAGTGGGTCACATCTATTATTTCTTGGAAGATGTTTTCCCCAACCAGCCAGGAGGAAAGAAGTTACTGTTAACCCCTGGCTTTCT GAAGATGGTATTTGACACACCTGAAGAGGATCCCAACTATAACCCTCTGCCTGAGGATCGTCCAGAACACCAACTCAGAGGCCAAGACCAGAATGAGCAGCAGCATCCACAGTAA
- the DERL3 gene encoding derlin-3 isoform X2 — protein sequence MAYQGFAQEYLGMPAVTRAYTTACVLTTAAVLEFITPFQLYFNPDLIFRKFQIWRLITNFLFFGPLGFSFFFNMIFLYRYCRMLEEGSFRGRTADFVFMFLFGGFLMTLFGLFASLFFLGQAFTIMLVYVWSRRNPYIRMNFFGLLNFQAPFLPWVLMGFSLLLGNSIIIDLLGIAVGHIYYFLEDVFPNQPGGKKLLLTPGFLKMVFDTPEEDPNYNPLPEDRPEHQLRGQDQNEQQHPQ from the exons ATGGCGTACCAGGGCTTCGCGCAGGAGTACCTGGGCATGCCGGCCGTGACCCGCGCCTACACCACCGCCTGCGTGCTCACCACCGCCGCCGTG ctggagtTCATCACCCCCTTCCAGCTCTACTTCAACCCCGACCTCATCTTCAGGAAGTTCCAG ATATGGAGGCTGATCACCAACTTCCTCTTTTTTGGGCCTCTGGgattcagtttctttttcaacatgatATTTTT GTACAGGTACTGCCGCATGCTCGAAGAAGGCTCCTTCCGTGGAAGGACGGCTGATTTTGTCTTCATGTTCCTCTTTGGAGGGTTTCTCATGACA CTATTTGGGCTCTTTGCCAGCCTGTTTTTCCTAGGCCAGGCTTTCACCATCATGCTGGTGTATGTTTGGAGTCGCAGGAACCCTTATATCCGCATGAACTTTTTTGGACTTCTTAACTTCCAGGCCCCCTTCTTGCCCTGGGTCCTGATGGGAttctctctgctcctgggcAATTCCATCATCATTGACTTACTGG GGATTGCAGTGGGTCACATCTATTATTTCTTGGAAGATGTTTTCCCCAACCAGCCAGGAGGAAAGAAGTTACTGTTAACCCCTGGCTTTCT GAAGATGGTATTTGACACACCTGAAGAGGATCCCAACTATAACCCTCTGCCTGAGGATCGTCCAGAACACCAACTCAGAGGCCAAGACCAGAATGAGCAGCAGCATCCACAGTAA
- the DERL3 gene encoding derlin-3 isoform X3, translating into MAYQGFAQEYLGMPAVTRAYTTACVLTTAAVQLEFITPFQLYFNPDLIFRKFQIWRLITNFLFFGPLGFSFFFNMIFLYRYCRMLEEGSFRGRTADFVFMFLFGGFLMTLFGLFASLFFLGQAFTIMLVYVWSRRNPYIRMNFFGLLNFQAPFLPWVLMGFSLLLGNSIIIDLLGIAVGHIYYFLEDVFPNQPGGKKLLLTPGFL; encoded by the exons ATGGCGTACCAGGGCTTCGCGCAGGAGTACCTGGGCATGCCGGCCGTGACCCGCGCCTACACCACCGCCTGCGTGCTCACCACCGCCGCCGTG cagctggagtTCATCACCCCCTTCCAGCTCTACTTCAACCCCGACCTCATCTTCAGGAAGTTCCAG ATATGGAGGCTGATCACCAACTTCCTCTTTTTTGGGCCTCTGGgattcagtttctttttcaacatgatATTTTT GTACAGGTACTGCCGCATGCTCGAAGAAGGCTCCTTCCGTGGAAGGACGGCTGATTTTGTCTTCATGTTCCTCTTTGGAGGGTTTCTCATGACA CTATTTGGGCTCTTTGCCAGCCTGTTTTTCCTAGGCCAGGCTTTCACCATCATGCTGGTGTATGTTTGGAGTCGCAGGAACCCTTATATCCGCATGAACTTTTTTGGACTTCTTAACTTCCAGGCCCCCTTCTTGCCCTGGGTCCTGATGGGAttctctctgctcctgggcAATTCCATCATCATTGACTTACTGG GGATTGCAGTGGGTCACATCTATTATTTCTTGGAAGATGTTTTCCCCAACCAGCCAGGAGGAAAGAAGTTACTGTTAACCCCTGGCTTTCTGTAA